One segment of Dama dama isolate Ldn47 chromosome 15, ASM3311817v1, whole genome shotgun sequence DNA contains the following:
- the LOC133070588 gene encoding small ubiquitin-related modifier 2-like translates to MRYFSEEGPALHGGVRGKKGRGKGSCDLISPCCRLLLRLLARLGAGSRRTWYRLCGAAAEETPALAVADEKGVKPENNDRINLKVVGQDGSVVQFKIKRHTPLSKLIKAYSERQGLSMRQIRFRFVGQPINEIDTPAQLEEEGEDTIDVFQQQTGGVL, encoded by the exons ATGAGGTATTTTAGCGAGGAGGGACCAGCCCTGCATGGAGGAGTGAGGGGGAAGAAGGGCCGAGGCAAGGGAAGTTGTGACTTG ATTTCTCCTTGCTGCCGCCTCCTTCTGCGGCTCCTGGCGAGGCTTGGTGCTGGTTCCCGGCGGACCTGGTACCGCCTTTGTGGAGCGGCTGCTGAGGAGACTCCAGCGCTCGCCGTGGCGGATGAAAAGGGAGTCAAGCCTGAGAACAACGATCGTATTAATTTGAAGGTGGTGGGACAGGATGGTTCTGTGGTGCAGTTTAAGATTAAGAGGCATACACCTCTCAGTAAACTAATAAAGGCCTATTCTGAAAGACAGGGTTTGTCAATGAGGCAGATCAGATTCCGATTTGTTGGGCAGCCAATCAATGAGATAGACACACCTGCACAGTTGGAGGAGGAAGGTGAAGATACAATTGATGTATTCCAGCAGCAGACAGGAGGTGTCTTGTAA